A stretch of DNA from Takifugu flavidus isolate HTHZ2018 chromosome 22, ASM371156v2, whole genome shotgun sequence:
CTAAGCGCCAGTTATGTATGCATTTATTCCTCTGTCCAAGGTTGATAAGATTTCCCAACAGCTTCACAGACAGCCACATCCAAATCACTGGTCCTGGCATCAGAACACCAGGCTCCCCGGACCCCCTGGACTTCCGCCACCGACCAGGCCGATCCTCggtccctcctccccctcccaaaGTTTGAGCCAGCCAGTGCGGAAGTACGGAGGCGCCCAGCCCAACACCAGGAGCCCCACATCGTCTTTGGTCCAGAACTCTGGATTCCCAGCGACGCAGGTCAGTTGGTGCAATGTGAACACGTTCTATTTGCAGAACGACACGTTGAGCTGCGGACTGGCCTCAAACACCTTTTTAAAATCTTGttgatttttcttcctccagtctctgaaagagctcatcaatagtTCCAACTTTCCTCCAAAATCTGTGCATCTTACACCTGGAGGAACCCAAATGCCGCTACAACAGGTCGGTTAGAGGCAAAGGGGTGTTTCTTTTCGTTTTAACAgttaaatggaataaatgacCCCTATTTTGGGTTTTCCGCAGCGGGAGACGACCCTACTGAGGCGGAGCGAGGGCGGTGGCTCTttcccctccatctccatctctcttccCAAACCAGGTTTCAATGTCAGCGTTGGGCCTGCCGTTGCTGACAAGTTCAGCACGATGTCGAACAAACCCGGTCAGCACCACCGCTCTCAGAgtgacacacacaggctcttaTATCAgcgttaaaaataaatgaaacttttcttctctcctttcaagTTCAAGTGAGACAAAGCTCGCCGAGTGCCAAGCCATCATCTTCAGACAGAAGCACAGGGTGAGATTTAAAGGCTGTCGGAGATTTTGCTCTCAAGACTTAAATTATGGGCTTCTGTCTCACAAATATCATTATTATGGACATATCAACTGGTTGTTATCCATACTGATTATGCTCTTCTAATATTCAGAGGaccaacattaaaaaaaataccaaggTCGAGAATGGCTTCTTGGAACTATGTCACGGCCAGAGCTTTCCCGTGTTCTCACTCTTGAAATATTTCTTTAAAGGACATGCTGGAACCCCAGTTTGGAGACTTCGTCTGCCCCCTCAGCCAAGCGTCGGAGGAAGACCTCGCCAGGTCCCGTCATTGTCATCAAGGACGAAccagaggacgaggaagaggttCATTTTGTAAGGGAATTACTAAACCCACTGGAGGCCAAGGTGTCCTAGAAACGTATTATTTTAAAGCAGCCTGTGGCATGTAGGTGATGATCGTTGAGACACTTTTGTGCAGGAAGaatgaaatgaatgatttattttccttggaGGTGAAATTAACTACAGGCTCCAGCCTCCCCGACAGCAGCACGGGGGCAAAGTCGAAGCCTCGACAGCAGCAAAAAGTGCCCCCCAAAACACCGCCGCCGCCGGCAAGATCCAAAACCAAAGCCATGGACACGCAACCGTCGGAGTCGGCGGCACAGTCGGAGTCGGCGGCACAGTCGGAGTCGGCGGCACAGCCGGAGGCGGAAAAGAGGGCCGCACCGGAAGAAGACCCCACGAGGACTGGTGCGCCGTCTGCCAGAACGGAGGGGAGCTCCTCTGTTGTGACAAATGTCCCAAAGTTTTTCATCTGACCTGTCACATCCCAACGCTCATCGCGTCTCCCAGGTGAGAGACGCGATATTTGCCGGACGTCCGGCGACATAACGACTGGTCCTCCCGTCACATTTTAATACAGAGTTGAACTCTCATTAACGTGTCCACACAGTGGAGAATGGTTCTGCTCCTTCTGTCGGGACCTGGTTTCTCCTGAAATGGAGTACAACTGCAAAGAAGGCCTCGCCTCTGAAGGCTTCCCACCCATCGACAGACGGGTGCGTTCACGCAGCTCTTTTCTCATCCATCTCCTGGAGGTGCTTTGTCATCCtaacgggattttttttttctctctctcaatgCAGAAGTGCGAGAATCTGCTGCTCCGCATGTTCTGCAACGACCTGAGCACTGACTTTCAGcagcctgctcctccctcagtaTGCCACTGGTTTATTgtaccatttcttcactgtccCACCTGCTTAGGCATCACATAATAACATTTGGTCAAGAAGGTTATGATAAGTGATAATAAACGGCTGTTTTTCCTGAACCAGGAGACCAAACGGTATAAAGAACTGATCAAGACCCCGATGGATTTGTCAATagtgaagaagaagctggaaTCAAATGGATGTGATTCTTACAGCAGCCCCGAGAGCTTCGTGGCAGACATCAGGCTCATATTTTCCAACTGTGCAAAATACTACAAGGTGAATATTTGGATGATGAGTGTTTCTTTATATTTGTTCCTGAGCTCTCATTAGCACTGACGTTCCCGTGCAGATAACCTCAGAAGTGGGCAGTGCAGGCATGTACTTGGAGGACTATTTCGAAGACCAGCTGAAGCAAATCTATCCCGACAAGGTTTTCCCcggagggagggaagagcagATGATCCCACCACTGGAGGACGAGatagaggaagacgaggaggaagcGGCGGTAGCCGGCACGGCCCCCGTCGCTGACGCTAAAGCACAAAGCCCCTCGGGACAAGGCATCCCACCGGTGGAGGAGGACTTCCCTCCGCAGGAGGAAGAAATGCCACAAACAAAGGATCCGATTGATGTGAACGATAAGGGGATCGGAACAGAGACAAAGGTTGAATCTGCTTTTATTCCTGTAGATCAGGAGAACACTCCTGTGGACCAATCAGAAGGGTCCGCAGCCACAGAATACAGCAGCTTAGAGGAAAAGAAACCTGATGTTTCTGCAACTGTTTCTGAGGAGGCACCTGAAGACCAGCAGGAACCATCAGTGCCTTCAGGCACCCCTAACGAAGCATAATTGGCTCCACGTGTAGCAATGGTGCAGGTTTTGATATATTTACAATAGGAAAAGGGGTCCTATTAAACTATACTGTTTAGTAATGGGCAGAATAATATTTATGGTGGTAGAAAGTTGCAGTTTCACCAGTGTGGAAAGGTTCATTTCCCCTTGAACTGATCTTAAAACAGGGTTGGGAACGCATGTGAAATGGAAAGCTTGCAATGCCTCCATGTTTCTGCTGAAGAGTTCACATGTTCTCATGATCAAGtacaatatttttttaactaTACGTTTGTACGTATAAACTAGGATGCTTTATGTGGTATCTGCATAGAGGAAGTGCTACATCTCAGTGCTGGTTATTTACAGCCCTTTTTGAGAGATTTTACTGTGGTGGTTTTTGCAAATGCCCTGATTCCCAACCGTTTCCTCACACACCACGAGCCTCGCTGGTTTAGTTATCAGAAAATCCTCTCATGCTTTATCAACCAAGATAACTGAGAGACGTCAGGATAACTCGGAGACAACAATCACACTTTCCCATCTCAGACCGTGTCCTTGTCCTCCTGCTGTGAGATTATATTTAAAACCAGGGGTAAGCCTTAttgttttagtttagtttttagGTCATGAGATGCTTTGAGTGTGCAGCTGACAATGAAGAGAAATGATAGGCCTCATTTGGAATGTGATGTATTTGAGCTGTAAGAGTTCGAACAGACTATGAATTCTTCCTTGTCCATGATCCATTTTTACTATTTATTGACTCAACATGAAACATGTCAGTGGACTCATTATTGGAGCAAACTTCTTCCAACTACATTATTTGTAATAAACGGTTATCAAACTCCTGCCTTCCTCCCACTATTCATTGTTTAACAGGTCAAAACAAGCTAAAACGGATTAGTAGTTCATGGAAATACTATGCTGCCACTTTTCAAAGTTTCAATGGCAGATTTCATGCCAGTAACATGTTCATATTGTTCCACAAAGTTG
This window harbors:
- the LOC130519224 gene encoding LOW QUALITY PROTEIN: transcription intermediary factor 1-alpha-like (The sequence of the model RefSeq protein was modified relative to this genomic sequence to represent the inferred CDS: inserted 1 base in 1 codon), whose protein sequence is MDVNANTDADDFVIIVENEAESLPAEDERTKQQSTYELMDTCPICKLSFNNREPKLLPCLHSFCKRCVPAPHRNADPRQDSIGHVDINKAYGAVRCPVCMQECREVDILDNFFVKDSAEVPSSTVEKTSQMCMSCDDNTEATGYCVECVEFLCVTCIEAHQRVKFTRDHTIRQKEEMSPETVGMSTQKPVFCDIHKQEPLKLFCETCDRLTCRDCQLLKHKDHNYQFLEDAYKNHRHYLENMTHQLQEKRKGVEEMSSYISKGLQQVEENRKSVTNEIKKSICNLIMEINRKGKILLNHLETLTKDHNSSLKKQQDDVNSLMRQLDHVIRFTKWATGSQSGTALLYCKRLIIFQIHYLMRASCNPSIVPQNLVRFQCRSGFWASNLDLGTLMVEKSPGWPPSTNHQQGPRTEAPPPGLSGSVSQQRQSTLAQLQMQVDKISQQLHRQPHPNHWSWHQNTRLPGPPGLPPPTRPILGPSSPSQSLSQPVRKYGGAQPNTRSPTSSLVQNSGFPATQSLKELINSSNFPPKSVHLTPGGTQMPLQQRETTLLRRSEGGGSFPSISISLPKPGFNVSVGPAVADKFSTMSNKPVQVRQSSPSAKPSSSDRSTGTCWNPSLETSSAPSAKRRRKTSPGPVIVIKDEPEDEEEVHFVRELLNPLEAKVKLTTGSSLPDSSTGAKSKPRQQQKVPPKTPPPPARSKTKAMDTQPSESAAQSESAAQSESAAQPEAEKRAAPEEDPXEDWCAVCQNGGELLCCDKCPKVFHLTCHIPTLIASPSGEWFCSFCRDLVSPEMEYNCKEGLASEGFPPIDRRKCENLLLRMFCNDLSTDFQQPAPPSETKRYKELIKTPMDLSIVKKKLESNGCDSYSSPESFVADIRLIFSNCAKYYKITSEVGSAGMYLEDYFEDQLKQIYPDKVFPGGREEQMIPPLEDEIEEDEEEAAVAGTAPVADAKAQSPSGQGIPPVEEDFPPQEEEMPQTKDPIDVNDKGIGTETKVESAFIPVDQENTPVDQSEGSAATEYSSLEEKKPDVSATVSEEAPEDQQEPSVPSGTPNEA